TCCCCCCATGGTGCCCCACGCGGACGCCGGACGGGGCGCCCCCGGCGGCGGGCCGGGAGGGCCTCGGCCGCGCTCGCGGCGCCGCCCACCCCGGCGGGAGGGGCCGCGTAGCGTGCCTCGTGACCGCGCCGACCGACGAGCAACGCCGCGCCGTGGCGCTGGCCGCCTCGGGGCGGGACGGCGCCATCACCGCGCGGGCGGGGACCGGCAAGACCACGACGCTCGAAGCGGCCGCCCACGCGACCGCCCCGACCCCCGCGACGCTCGTGGCGTTCAACCGCGCCATCGCGCGGGAGGCCCGCGCGCGCGTGCCTCGGCACGTGCACGCCACGACCCTGCACGCCCTCGCCTTCCGCGCGGTCGTCGCGCCCGACCCGCGCCTCCGCGCGAAGTTCGAGGCGGCGGTCGCCGGGCCCGCCCCCGCGACGTACGCCGACCTCTTCGGCCTCGACGCGTCCGCACCGGGCACCGCGCGCCACGTCGCGCACCTCCGCGCGGTGCTGCGCACCTTCGCGGCCAGCGCCGACCCCGCCCCCGACGTCGCGCACGTCCCGGCGCCGCTCGCCGCCCGCCTCGCGCGGGAGCTCGGTCCGGAGCGCGCCGCCGTGCGCACCACCTGGCTCGCGCGTCGCGCCGCGCGGGCGTGGGTCCGCATCCTCGACCCCGCCGACCCCGCCCCCCTGGATCACGACGCCTACCTCAAGCTCTTCGCGGCGCGCGGCGGGCCGGTCCCGGGCGAGCTGCTGTTGATCGACGAGGCGCAGGACCTCGCCCCGGTCATGCTGACGCTCCTGGAGGGTCAGGACGCCGTCCGGCTGCTCGTCGGCGACTCCGCCCAACGCATCTACGGCTTCCGCGGTGCGATCGACGCGATGGCGGCCAGCGACGCGCCGCAGGTGCACCTGACCCGCTCGTTTCGCTTCGGTCCCGCCATCGCGGAGGCCGCGCACCGCGTCCTGGCCGTCGTGACGGCGGACCCGCGGCTGACCGGCGCGGGGCCCGACGGGGCGCTGCTGGACGACGGGGACGCTTGCCCGCCGGGCCCTCGGACGGTGCTGTGCCGGACCGGGGCGGGGGTCCTCGACGCCGCCCTCCGCCACGGGGAGGGGGGCGTGCACGTCGTCGGCGGCGTCGCCGGCGTCACGTCGACGTTGCGCGCCGCGCACGCGCTGTGGGCGGCCCGCCACGACCCGGCGGGCGGCGACGGCCCGCGCGTCGCGGGCGTCGCGACGTGGGAGGCGCTCGTTCAGGCCGGCGAGGACGGCGACGCGGACCTCCGTACCCTCCGCCGGCTCGTGGAGCGCTACGGCGCGGACACCCCCGCCGTCGCGGCCGCCCTCGAACGAAGCCACACCCGCCGGGAGCGCGACGCGGCGACGGTCGTCGCGACGATCCATCGCGCCAAGGGCCGCGAGTGGGACCACGTGGCGTTGGGGCCCGACCTGCCCCGCATCGCGGCGTCGCGCGACGCCGTCCGGCGCGCCCCCGACCCGGACGCGGCGCGCAGCGAAGCGAACCTGGCGTACGTCGCCGTGACGCGTGCGCGGCGCACCCTCGACGTCCGCGCCGTACGCGACGAGGTCCGTGCGCTCCTGCTCGGCGCGGAACCGTGACTCAGCGGTGCCAGGCGGCGAGGGCTCCGCAGGCCGCCTCGTAGCCCGCCTCGAGGGCCTCGTCGATGCGGCCGAACTGCTCCACCCCGAACTCGGTGTCGAGCGCCGGTCGGATCAGCACGTCGGGGGGCGTCATCGTGAGGCGCATGCGCGTCACGAGCGCCTGCGGGATGTCGAACGACTTCATGAACAACCCCGTCAACGCCGCGCGTTGCGGCTGCACCCACTCGCGCACGCGCGACCAGGGGCTCTTGTCGCCGTCCAGCGACAGGGTCCGGTCGGGAGGCACCGCGACGTCGACCGCGACCACCGGCCGCCGCGCCAACGTCCGGCCCACGTCGACCGGAAGGTTGTTCAACAACCCCCCGTCGACCAGCAGGCGCCCCTCGTGCTCGATGGGGGCGATCAGGCCCGGCAGCGCGCTCGTGGCCCGCAGGGCGGGCACCAGCGGTCCGTCGCGGAGGATCACCAGTTCGCCGCGCTGCACGTCGACGGCGGTGAGCGACAGCGGGAGGCGCAGGTCCTCGAAGCCGTCGGGGAGGTAGCGGCTCAGGACCGTCGCGATCCCGTCGCCGCCCACGACCCCGCCGACCTCCCCGAAGGCGAGCAGGTCGGCGTAGCGGATCTCGCGCGCCACCGCCTCCATGCGGTCGGCGTCCGCGCCGTGCGCCAGGAAGGCGCCGACGATGCCGCCCATCGAACAGCCGGCGATGGCGTGAACGCGCACCCCGGCCTCCTCCAGCGCGCGAATCACCCCGACGTGGGCCAAGCCGCGCGCGCCGCCCCCGCCCAACACCAGCACGATCTCGTCCATGCCGCACGCTACCGCCCCACCGGCCGCCGCGCACGGGCGTGCGCCCGGGCGGCCGGTGGGGCGGCGCGGCGCCCGCGCCCTCAGGCGGAGGCGGGCGTCTCGCCGGCAGTCGCGTCGGGCGGGACCGCGACGTCCGGCATCGCGCTGCGCGGGAGAC
The Trueperaceae bacterium DNA segment above includes these coding regions:
- a CDS encoding AAA family ATPase; translation: MTAPTDEQRRAVALAASGRDGAITARAGTGKTTTLEAAAHATAPTPATLVAFNRAIAREARARVPRHVHATTLHALAFRAVVAPDPRLRAKFEAAVAGPAPATYADLFGLDASAPGTARHVAHLRAVLRTFAASADPAPDVAHVPAPLAARLARELGPERAAVRTTWLARRAARAWVRILDPADPAPLDHDAYLKLFAARGGPVPGELLLIDEAQDLAPVMLTLLEGQDAVRLLVGDSAQRIYGFRGAIDAMAASDAPQVHLTRSFRFGPAIAEAAHRVLAVVTADPRLTGAGPDGALLDDGDACPPGPRTVLCRTGAGVLDAALRHGEGGVHVVGGVAGVTSTLRAAHALWAARHDPAGGDGPRVAGVATWEALVQAGEDGDADLRTLRRLVERYGADTPAVAAALERSHTRRERDAATVVATIHRAKGREWDHVALGPDLPRIAASRDAVRRAPDPDAARSEANLAYVAVTRARRTLDVRAVRDEVRALLLGAEP
- a CDS encoding patatin-like phospholipase family protein encodes the protein MDEIVLVLGGGGARGLAHVGVIRALEEAGVRVHAIAGCSMGGIVGAFLAHGADADRMEAVAREIRYADLLAFGEVGGVVGGDGIATVLSRYLPDGFEDLRLPLSLTAVDVQRGELVILRDGPLVPALRATSALPGLIAPIEHEGRLLVDGGLLNNLPVDVGRTLARRPVVAVDVAVPPDRTLSLDGDKSPWSRVREWVQPQRAALTGLFMKSFDIPQALVTRMRLTMTPPDVLIRPALDTEFGVEQFGRIDEALEAGYEAACGALAAWHR